A DNA window from Citrobacter tructae contains the following coding sequences:
- a CDS encoding dihydrodipicolinate synthase family protein, which translates to MTGQSQFAGVWCPSITPMDNDGKIDFNGLSQHLKRLTEAQIDVILLMGSIGEFASFTLEERLLLIREARAMSSLKMVANVSSTCQNDVLLMAQEAHRAGYDAVMILPPYYYGQTAKQLLSYFRQLGQKISGKWFAYNFPARTGCDLTPELVATLAAEFPNFAGIKDTVDCQSHTRSMIQTTRAVREDFAVLSGYDEYYIPNLLAGGAGIISGLNNVMPELFVRAREAFKQGDLAALRDIQDKIGTYMSIYAIGEDFVTTIKTAVSRKFGYCTGVSRNAGGELNESECRTIDEVFVVKG; encoded by the coding sequence GTGACGGGTCAATCGCAATTTGCTGGCGTCTGGTGTCCTTCCATTACGCCAATGGACAATGATGGCAAGATCGATTTCAACGGTCTAAGCCAGCATCTCAAACGCCTTACCGAGGCACAGATCGACGTTATTTTGCTGATGGGCAGTATTGGGGAATTTGCCTCCTTTACGCTCGAAGAGAGGCTGCTACTGATCCGCGAGGCCCGCGCTATGAGCTCGCTGAAGATGGTCGCCAACGTCTCATCCACCTGCCAGAATGATGTGCTGTTGATGGCGCAAGAGGCGCATCGCGCAGGATACGATGCCGTCATGATCCTGCCGCCTTACTATTACGGACAAACCGCTAAACAGCTACTGAGCTACTTCCGCCAGCTAGGGCAGAAGATTAGCGGCAAATGGTTTGCCTATAACTTCCCGGCACGTACCGGCTGTGATTTAACGCCTGAACTGGTTGCCACACTCGCCGCTGAGTTCCCGAACTTCGCCGGTATTAAAGACACAGTGGACTGCCAGTCGCATACCCGCAGCATGATCCAGACAACCCGCGCCGTGCGGGAAGATTTTGCTGTGCTCTCCGGCTACGACGAATATTACATTCCCAACCTGCTGGCAGGTGGCGCGGGGATTATTTCCGGTTTAAATAACGTGATGCCAGAGCTGTTTGTCCGCGCGCGTGAGGCGTTTAAGCAGGGCGACCTGGCGGCGTTGCGTGATATTCAGGATAAGATTGGCACCTACATGTCCATCTACGCCATTGGTGAGGATTTTGTCACCACCATTAAAACCGCAGTCTCACGTAAGTTTGGCTATTGCACCGGGGTTTCGCGTAATGCAGGTGGGGAGCTGAATGAAAGTGAGTGTCGAACTATTGATGAGGTGTTTGTAGTCAAAGGGTAA
- the sodA gene encoding superoxide dismutase [Mn], whose product MSYTLPSLPYAYDALEPHFDKQTMEIHHTKHHQAYVNNANAALESLPEFASLPVEELITKLDQLPADKKTVLRNNAGGHANHSLFWKGLKTGTTLQGDLKAAIERDFGSVDNFKAEFEKAAATRFGSGWAWLVLKGDKLAVVSTANQDSPLMGEAISGASGFPIVGLDVWEHAYYLKFQNRRPDYIKAFWDVVNWDEAAARFAAKK is encoded by the coding sequence ATGAGTTATACACTGCCATCCTTGCCGTACGCTTATGATGCCCTTGAACCGCACTTCGATAAGCAGACGATGGAAATCCACCATACCAAACACCATCAGGCTTATGTAAACAACGCTAACGCTGCGCTGGAAAGCCTGCCTGAATTCGCTAGCCTGCCTGTTGAAGAGCTGATCACCAAACTGGATCAGTTGCCAGCAGACAAGAAAACCGTACTGCGTAATAACGCTGGCGGCCACGCTAACCACAGCCTGTTCTGGAAAGGTCTGAAAACCGGCACTACGCTGCAGGGTGACCTGAAAGCGGCTATCGAACGTGACTTTGGCTCCGTTGATAACTTCAAAGCCGAGTTTGAAAAAGCGGCTGCGACCCGTTTCGGTTCCGGCTGGGCGTGGCTGGTACTGAAAGGTGACAAACTGGCTGTGGTTTCTACCGCCAACCAGGACTCCCCGCTGATGGGTGAGGCTATCTCTGGCGCTTCTGGCTTCCCGATCGTGGGCCTGGACGTCTGGGAACACGCTTACTACCTGAAATTCCAGAACCGTCGCCCGGATTACATCAAAGCGTTCTGGGACGTAGTGAACTGGGACGAAGCTGCAGCGCGTTTCGCCGCGAAGAAATAA
- the yiiM gene encoding 6-hydroxyaminopurine reductase, translated as MRYPVDVFAGKIRDYTGSRPSAIAKVQVDGELMLTELGLTGDEQAETKIHGGPDRALCHYPREHYQHWRQAFPEQAELFVAPAFGENLSTEGLTEENVYIGDIFQWGEALIQVTQPRSPCFKLNFHFGISDMASQMQDAGKTGWLCSVIAAGMVSADAPLVLASRVSDVSVQEAIAIAWHMPFDNDQYHRLLSTAGLSKSWTRTMQKRRLSGKIEDNSRRLWGK; from the coding sequence ATGCGATATCCGGTTGATGTATTTGCAGGCAAGATTCGGGATTACACGGGAAGCCGTCCGAGTGCAATTGCGAAGGTCCAGGTTGATGGCGAACTGATGCTGACTGAGCTGGGTCTGACGGGGGATGAACAGGCGGAAACGAAAATCCACGGCGGGCCAGATCGCGCGTTGTGCCATTATCCGCGTGAACATTATCAGCACTGGAGACAAGCCTTTCCTGAACAGGCGGAGTTATTTGTCGCCCCTGCTTTTGGTGAGAACCTCTCCACAGAGGGGCTGACGGAGGAGAATGTCTATATCGGCGATATCTTCCAGTGGGGAGAGGCGCTGATTCAGGTCACGCAGCCTCGCTCGCCATGCTTTAAGCTGAATTTCCATTTTGGCATTAGCGACATGGCAAGCCAGATGCAGGATGCGGGCAAGACCGGCTGGTTGTGCAGCGTGATTGCGGCGGGCATGGTGTCGGCGGATGCGCCGCTGGTGCTGGCGTCTCGTGTGAGCGATGTCAGCGTGCAGGAGGCGATTGCCATTGCCTGGCATATGCCGTTTGATAACGACCAGTATCACCGTTTGCTGTCGACTGCGGGGTTATCGAAAAGCTGGACCAGAACGATGCAGAAACGCCGTTTAAGCGGCAAAATCGAAGACAATTCGCGGAGATTGTGGGGGAAATAA
- the cpxA gene encoding envelope stress sensor histidine kinase CpxA — protein sequence MIGSLTARIFAIFWLTLALVLMLVLMLPKLDSRQMTELLDSEQRQGLMIEQHVEAELANDPPNDLMWWRRLFRAIDKWAPPGQRLLLVTTEGRVIGAERNEMQIIRNFIGQADNADHPQKKKYGRVEMVGPFSVRDGEDNYQLYLIRPASSSQSDFINLLFDRPLLLLIVTMLVSSPLLLWLAWSLAKPARKLKNAADEVAQGNLRQHPELEAGPQEFLAAGASFNQMVTALERMMTSQQRLLSDISHELRTPLTRLQLGTALLRRRSGESKELERIETEAHRLDSMINDLLVMSRNQQKNALVSETVKANHLWGDVLDNAAFEAEQMGKSLTVNFPPGPWPLYGNPNALESALENIVRNALRYSHTKIEVGFAVDKDGITITVDDDGPGVSPEDREQIFRPFYRTDEARDRESGGTGLGLAIVETAIQQHRGWVKAEDSPLGGLRLVLWLPLYKRS from the coding sequence ATGATAGGAAGTTTAACCGCACGCATCTTTGCCATCTTCTGGTTGACGCTGGCACTGGTGCTGATGCTGGTATTGATGTTACCCAAGCTCGACTCACGCCAGATGACCGAGCTACTGGACAGCGAACAGCGCCAGGGGTTGATGATTGAGCAACACGTTGAAGCTGAACTGGCGAACGATCCACCCAATGATTTGATGTGGTGGCGTCGCTTGTTTCGTGCGATAGACAAGTGGGCGCCGCCGGGACAACGGTTATTACTTGTTACGACGGAAGGACGCGTGATCGGCGCAGAACGCAACGAAATGCAGATCATTCGTAACTTTATTGGTCAGGCCGATAACGCCGATCATCCGCAAAAGAAAAAATACGGTCGCGTTGAAATGGTGGGGCCTTTCTCCGTCAGAGATGGCGAAGATAACTACCAGCTGTATCTCATTCGACCTGCCAGCAGTTCACAATCTGACTTTATCAACTTGCTGTTTGACCGACCGTTGTTGTTGCTGATCGTCACCATGTTAGTCAGCTCTCCATTGCTGCTTTGGCTGGCCTGGAGCCTGGCGAAACCGGCACGTAAGCTGAAAAACGCGGCGGATGAAGTGGCACAGGGGAACCTGCGTCAGCATCCCGAACTGGAAGCTGGCCCGCAGGAATTCCTGGCGGCAGGTGCCAGTTTTAACCAGATGGTGACGGCGCTGGAACGCATGATGACCTCACAGCAACGCCTGCTGTCGGACATCTCTCACGAATTGAGGACGCCGTTAACGCGTCTGCAACTGGGTACTGCGTTGCTGCGCCGTCGCAGTGGTGAAAGCAAAGAGCTGGAACGTATTGAAACGGAAGCGCACCGACTGGACAGCATGATCAACGACCTGCTGGTCATGTCGCGCAATCAGCAAAAAAATGCGCTGGTCAGTGAAACCGTGAAAGCGAACCATCTGTGGGGTGACGTGCTGGATAACGCCGCCTTTGAAGCTGAGCAAATGGGCAAGTCGTTAACGGTTAACTTCCCGCCAGGACCGTGGCCGCTGTACGGCAACCCGAATGCGCTGGAAAGTGCGCTGGAGAACATTGTTCGCAACGCCCTGCGTTACTCGCACACCAAGATTGAAGTGGGCTTCGCGGTGGATAAAGACGGGATCACCATCACTGTAGACGATGATGGCCCGGGTGTGAGTCCCGAAGACAGAGAACAGATTTTCCGTCCGTTCTATCGTACCGATGAAGCGCGCGATCGCGAATCCGGCGGTACCGGTCTGGGTCTGGCGATCGTTGAAACCGCCATCCAGCAGCACCGTGGCTGGGTGAAGGCAGAAGACAGCCCGCTGGGTGGTCTGCGTCTGGTACTCTGGCTGCCGCTGTATAAACGCTCGTAA
- the kdgT gene encoding 2-keto-3-deoxygluconate transporter codes for MQIKRTIEKIPGGMMLVPLFLGALCHTFSPGAGKYFGSFTNGMITGTVPILAVWFFCMGASIKLSATGTVLRKSGTLVITKILVAWVVAAIASRILPEHGVEVGFFAGLSTLALVAAMDMTNGGLYASIMQQYGTKEEAGAFVLMSLESGPLMTMVILGTAGIASFEPHVFVGAVLPFLIGFALGNLDPELREFFSKAVQTLIPFFAFALGNTIDLSVIAQTGVLGILLGVAVIIITGIPLIIADKLIGGGDGTAGIAASSSAGAAVATPVLIAEMVPAFKPMAPAATSLVATSVIVTSILVPIITSIWSKRAKARAAAIDMRSAVK; via the coding sequence ATGCAGATCAAACGTACGATAGAGAAAATCCCTGGCGGAATGATGCTGGTGCCGCTTTTTCTGGGCGCACTGTGTCACACCTTTTCCCCCGGCGCCGGGAAATACTTCGGCTCCTTTACGAACGGTATGATCACCGGGACGGTGCCGATTCTGGCCGTCTGGTTTTTTTGCATGGGGGCGTCAATAAAGCTAAGCGCCACCGGCACCGTGCTGCGTAAATCTGGCACGTTAGTGATAACCAAGATTCTGGTGGCATGGGTGGTTGCGGCGATAGCCTCACGCATTCTTCCGGAGCATGGGGTAGAAGTGGGTTTCTTCGCTGGGTTGTCCACGCTGGCGCTGGTGGCTGCCATGGATATGACCAACGGCGGGCTGTACGCATCGATTATGCAACAGTACGGCACCAAAGAAGAGGCTGGGGCGTTTGTCCTGATGTCGCTGGAATCGGGCCCACTGATGACCATGGTGATTCTGGGAACCGCAGGGATTGCCTCGTTTGAACCGCATGTGTTTGTCGGCGCGGTATTGCCGTTCCTGATTGGCTTCGCGCTGGGGAATCTGGACCCTGAGTTGCGCGAGTTCTTCAGTAAAGCGGTACAAACACTCATCCCTTTCTTTGCATTCGCATTGGGTAACACCATTGATTTAAGTGTGATTGCTCAGACTGGTGTGCTGGGGATCTTACTGGGCGTGGCGGTGATTATTATCACCGGTATTCCGCTGATAATCGCTGATAAACTGATCGGCGGAGGGGATGGCACGGCGGGGATTGCGGCTTCCAGTTCTGCAGGTGCGGCGGTCGCCACGCCGGTGCTGATTGCGGAAATGGTCCCGGCGTTTAAACCAATGGCTCCGGCGGCTACCTCTCTGGTGGCGACGTCGGTGATTGTAACCTCAATCCTCGTACCGATTATCACCTCCATCTGGTCGAAAAGAGCTAAAGCCAGGGCGGCGGCAATTGATATGCGCAGTGCGGTGAAGTAA
- the cpxR gene encoding envelope stress response regulator transcription factor CpxR — protein MNKILLVDDDRELTSLLKELLEMEGFDVLVAHDGEQALELLDDSIDLLLLDVMMPKKNGIDTLKALRQTHQTPVIMLTARGSELDRVLGLELGADDYLPKPFNDRELVARIRAILRRSHWSEQQQNSDNGSPTLEVDSLSLNPGRQEASFDGQTLELTGTEFTLLYLLAQHLGQVVSREHLSQEVLGKRLTPFDRAIDMHISNLRRKLPERKDGHPWFKTLRGRGYLMVSAS, from the coding sequence ATGAATAAAATACTGCTAGTTGATGATGACCGAGAGCTGACATCCCTGTTAAAGGAGCTGCTCGAAATGGAAGGTTTCGATGTGCTGGTTGCCCATGACGGGGAGCAAGCGCTTGAGCTTCTGGATGACAGCATCGATTTACTTTTGCTCGACGTTATGATGCCGAAGAAAAACGGTATTGATACACTGAAGGCGCTTCGCCAGACACACCAGACACCCGTAATCATGCTGACCGCTCGCGGCAGTGAACTGGATCGCGTACTCGGCCTTGAGCTGGGCGCGGACGACTATTTACCCAAACCGTTTAATGACCGTGAACTGGTCGCGCGCATCCGCGCTATTCTGCGCCGCTCTCACTGGAGCGAACAACAGCAGAACAGCGACAACGGTTCGCCAACGCTGGAAGTGGACTCGCTCAGCCTCAATCCAGGTCGCCAGGAAGCCAGCTTTGACGGGCAAACGCTGGAGTTAACCGGCACCGAATTCACCCTGCTCTATTTGCTGGCGCAGCATCTCGGCCAAGTGGTTTCCCGTGAACATTTAAGCCAGGAAGTGCTGGGTAAACGCCTGACGCCTTTCGATCGCGCTATCGATATGCATATCTCGAACCTGCGTCGTAAGCTGCCTGAGCGTAAAGACGGACACCCGTGGTTTAAAACCCTGCGCGGTCGCGGCTACCTGATGGTTTCAGCTTCATGA